The following nucleotide sequence is from Photobacterium gaetbulicola Gung47.
AGGCTGGACTGTTTGACTTGAGCCATCGTTGTCTGTCACTGGAGGTTTTGCCAGAGCGAGGTGAAGTGATTGCCCATCATGGCTACTCGAGCAAGGGCAACTTGTTAATCACTACCTGCTGGACATGGCATTTTGTCGGGAATGGTGAGGTGAGAGTAAATATTGATGTCAAATTGGATCCGGCTTTGCCTCCGATGCCGCGTATAGGCGCCGTGATGCGCTTGAATACCGCACCTGAGCAAGTCATGTGGCAAGGGCGGGGTCCTCACGAGAATTACCCGGATCGCAAGGCAAGTGCTGACATTGGCCGTTGGCTACAGCCATTAACACAGATGCATACGCCATATATTTTCCCTAGCGATAATGGGTTGCGCTGCGATTGTACCAGCCTGCAGCTTGGTACGGTCGAAGTTGGTGGGCAATTCCATTTCAGTGTCTCGAAATATGGACAACAGCAATTAGCCGAAGCCAAACATACCTTCGAGCTTCAGCCGCATGATGGCTTGTATGTGTATATTGATGGTTTCCATATGGGGCTTGGCGGTGATGATTCTTGGACGCCGAGTGTACTACCGAAATATCGACTAGAACAGCCTGAATATCAGTGGGCTATCACTTTGAAATAATAAATAAACAAAACTGCCTGCCTAGAAATAGGCAGGCGTATTTTCAATCCATATAACAAAGGTTACATTATGTCTGAAGGCGTAATATCGTTAAAAACTAAAGTGTCTTATGGCTTAGGGGCTTTAGGTAAAGACTTTGCTTGTTCGATTATTTATATATTCCTGATGTTTTATTATACCGATGTTGCTGGTATTCCTGCGGCATTTGTCGGTACACTATTTTTAGTCGCCAGGTTTGTTGATGCCGTAACAGACCCTATTATGGGAATGGTGGTAGATAATACCCGTTCACGATTTGGTAAATTTAGGCCTTGGATTGTCATTGGCACCTTAGTCAACTCGGTATTTCTGGTGATGGTGTTTAGCACCCATTACTTCGAGGGGATGGCTTTATATGTCTACGCCACGGTTACCTATATACTCTGGGGTATTACCTATACCATCATGGATATTCCATATTGGTCGATGATTCCATCCATGTCGAAAGAACGGGCAGAGCGTGAAAGGCTGGTGGTATGGCCGCGCCTGTTTGCCAGCTTTGCTTGGATGTTAATGGGTACTTATGGCCTCTATGTGGTTGGTTTCTTTGGTGGTGAAGACAAAGGCAGTGGCTTTTTATACTTGAGTCTTGCAATTGTCGTTGCGTTTATTGCCAGTGCGCTCATTACTTTCTTTAATGTCAAAGAAGTCATAAAAGATAAAAAAGTTACCACCGAAAAATTTAGTCTTCATGATGTGAAGAAGATTATTAGTGAAAACGACCAGCTTAAATCTCTCATCGGCGTTGTCTTAAGTTTTAATATTGCCATCCAGCTGGTTGGTGGATTTGCTATTTACTACTTTACTTATGCTATTGGCCGAGAAGACTTATTCCCGATGTTTGCACTACTTTCGGGTGTGGCTGAAATTGCCGGTGTATTTTTATTCCCTCGCTTGTGTAACATCATTAATCGAAAGCATATGTGGTTGGTGGCATGTGGCTTCCCAATGCTCTGTAGCGTAGTACTTATTTTTACTGGCCTGTTCGCGCCAGAAAATGGCATTTTGGTTGGTGTCGCCGGTGCGGCATTGAAATTCGGTGGCGGTCTATCCAATGGTCTTTCAACGGTTATGCTGGCAGATGTTGTGGATTATGGTGAGTATAAAACTGGCCACCGCAGCGAAAGTATTATCTTCTCGGTTCAGACTATGTTGGTGAAATTCGCCGGGGCCCTGTCAGGCTTTTTCGTGGGTATCGGACTTACCATGATTGGCTACGTTCCGAATGTTGAGCAGGCAGCTGAAACAATTCTTGGCTTGCGCATCTTGATGATTGGTATTCCGACATTGTTGGTCGCAATGAGTGCATTTATCTACGTCAAAACATATAAGTTAAACGGCGAATACCAGCGTATGGTCGTTGAAAAAATTACAGCAGTATAAATAACAATATAAAGGGAAAATTATGAAACACCTTAGTAGCCCTACACTTTTAGCTTGTGCTTCGTTACTTGCATCGACATCTGCATATTCGGCTTATGTTGAAATCGGTAGTGAATATGAAGATTGGGGGGACCAACCTCAGCGTACGAACCATGTGCCATACGTTGCCTTCGAATTTAATCCAGTCGATGATTCATCGTTGTTTTTATACGCTAACTTTAGTTATCGTCATATGGACCAGAGTGATGAGCGAACTTGGAATAACCGTGCCCGTCAGGATCTAGCAATTGGCTTGTCTGAATGGTACGAAGATATTGGTCTTTGGTGGGGACCGAAATTTCAAATACGTAACGAGATGTATGCCAATGATACGCGTCGTACCGAATATAGATTCTACAATAACATGGCGTATCGCCTAGCCGAGGACTACGAACTGATCCTTGACGGGTTTATTGCTCCTGTCGGTAGCCACAATCGCCCTCGAGGAGAGGATTGTGTCGGTGAGAACGGTTGCCAAGATCCTGCCAATAACGATCGCAGAGAGGACTACTGGGACTACTACCATGAGCTAGATTTTGGCCTGCGCACGCATCTGTCTTGGGATAAAACGTTACAAACAACGCTATACAGTGAAGTAAGCAAGCAGAATGATTATGGTGATGATAATCGGTACTGGGAAGAAAATAAGCGAGTTGAATGGCAGCTACGCGTAAATTATACCCAAAGATTCAATGATCTGACATTAACCCCTTTTGTGCGCTACACGTTCCATCGTGAAGCCGAAAGTGTGGGCTACGGGAATAAGGATGAGCTGAGAATACGTGCTGGTTTATGGGGAGATTATAAGCTCGACGATAAATCAAAACTATTATTTGAAACCTATTATCAAACGGAAGATAAAGAGAACTTCGAGAATGATTGGAATCAGCAACAGTGGACGGATGACTACTTTTTCGTAAAGTTGGCCTATCGTCGTAGCTTTTAATACATGATGCTCTTCATTAAAAATAAATAGTACCCGAGATAAAAAATGAAAAAATTATTATTATCCATGGCAGTTGCTTCAGTACTGTCTACACCTGGCTTTGCTTCAACGCTCGATATTGATATTAATGACACTAAGCAGACCATCCACAGTTTCGGAGCGTCGGATGCCTGGTCTATCAACCCTACGATTAACAAATGGCAGTCTGAAGGCAATGAACAGGCGATTGCTAACCTAGCTGATATGTTGTTTTCCACTGATAAAGGTATTGGCTTATCAGCATGGCGTTTTAATATCGGAGCCGGTAGTGCAGAGCAGGGCGCGGAGAGCTTCATCCGTGACCCATTGCGTCGGGCCGAGCTACTCGTTCCTGAGCAAGGGGGTGAGATCGACCCAACTAAGCAGCGAGGTCAAATCCGCTTCATGCAAGAGGCTCACCAGCGGGGCGTGAATAACTTTATCGCGTTTTCAAATAGCCCACCGTATTACTTGACCAAAAATGGCCTGGCGCACCCGACAGCGGCAGATGGTGTGGGTTCAACAAACCTAAAACCAGAGCATGTTGATGATTTTTCAGACTTCCTTGTTGATGTGCTGACTTACCTTCGCAGTGATGAAGTGGGCGTGCCGGTGAACTATATCAGTCCGATTAACGAGCCAACATGGGAATGGGAGGGGCAAACCCAAGAGGGGAACCGCTATAACATGAAGGAAGTGAAAGCGGTTTATCGAAGCTTGGATAAGAAGCTAACCGATGCAGGGCTGCGTGCCGATATCCATATTGATGGTGGTGAGGTTGTGGAATACACCGCGGCATTGCGCGACTCCTATAAACGCAACTTTAATGGCTCATCGCAGACCAATGGAATGAATTCTCGTGGGGTCGGTTTATACCGCAACTATATTGATGAATTACTTGGTGATGAGGAAATCCGCGATATTATCGGCAACCAGATCTCGTTGCATGGCTATTTCTCTGATGGTTGGTCAGATCGCCTCGGTAAACTGCGTGATATGACCTATGACAACGTCAAGGCAGTATCGCCAGATGCCCAAATCTGGATGAGTGAAATGAGTATTCTTGGCGGCGCGGGCGGCGTCCGTGATTTTGACGGTCATGGTTTTGATGTCAATGACATGGACTACGCATTGCATGTCGGCAGGATCATTCACCGCGACCTAACCAGGTTGAATGCATCGGCTTGGCATTGGTGGTTGGGTCTGACCCCTTACGATTATAAAGATGGTATGGTGAAAATTGCGCCTTCGCTTGATGCTGATACGGTTCAAGATTCCAAAATGATGTGGACTGTGGGTAACTACAGCCGATTCATCCGTCCAGGCTATCAACGTGTGGAGCTTGGTGGCTATGATGATTTGAAAGGGCTTATGGCGTCAGCCTATCTTTCACCACAAGGCAAAGAGCTGGTCGTTGTGATGGTCAATATGGGAGATACAGCGGAAGGTGTGGATCTTGATATTGGCAACGAGGCCAAAATCAGCCAACTGACAACTTACGTAACGAACAAGGAATACGATCTCGAAGAAGTCGCCCTGGCGAAGAAAGACGCCGAGTATGTCGTACCTCCGCGTTCGACAGTCACTTTCGTGGCAACGCTATAACCACTAGTACTGCCAGTTAATAAAAAGTCCGCTATCAAATAGCGGACTTTTTTTATTGTTTGGCGACAGAGTCTCTTGGAACTAAGGTCGGAATATAGACATTGTTTGCCGCATCATCGGGCGTTTGCATTGATGCCAACTCGATTGCCAGCATCGCTGCTTGCTCAGCCATGATTTGAATTGGATAGCGGACTGTTGTCAGTTGTGGCTGAAGGTAGGTCGCAATTCCGGCATCGTCATAACCGATAATTGAGATGTCTTCCGGCACACGAATATTATTGGCTCTCAGGACTGAAATAGCGCCGGCGGCCATAAAATCGTTGTAGGTTGCTACTGCAGTAATTGGCAGGTTCTTAGCGAGCAGGTTACTCATCGCCTCCGCTCCTCCGGCTTCATCGGGCTCGCCTGACACAACTAAGGCATCGGAGTACTTGAGGTTATTATCTACCAGCGCTTGTCTAAAGCCTGCTTTTCTGTCAATGGAATCATCAATGTTATGGCTTGATGCAAGATAGCCAATATTCTTATGGCCTTGCTGAATAAGGTAGCTCACTGCTTGATAGCTGCCTTTGACATTATCGAGTGAAATACAACGGTCGGCTATGGCGGGTATATGACGGTTGATGATCACCAAGCCAGGGATTTGATCGGCAAACTTGATGAGTTCTTCATCACTCAAGCCCTTGGCATGCACAACGAGAGATTCACAGCGATTTTTAACCAGCAGTTCTATCGCTTCACGCTCATAGTCTGCATTATGGTAACCATGGCTGATGAGGATCTGGCGCTTTTGCTC
It contains:
- a CDS encoding melibiose:sodium symporter (COG2211); the protein is MSEGVISLKTKVSYGLGALGKDFACSIIYIFLMFYYTDVAGIPAAFVGTLFLVARFVDAVTDPIMGMVVDNTRSRFGKFRPWIVIGTLVNSVFLVMVFSTHYFEGMALYVYATVTYILWGITYTIMDIPYWSMIPSMSKERAERERLVVWPRLFASFAWMLMGTYGLYVVGFFGGEDKGSGFLYLSLAIVVAFIASALITFFNVKEVIKDKKVTTEKFSLHDVKKIISENDQLKSLIGVVLSFNIAIQLVGGFAIYYFTYAIGREDLFPMFALLSGVAEIAGVFLFPRLCNIINRKHMWLVACGFPMLCSVVLIFTGLFAPENGILVGVAGAALKFGGGLSNGLSTVMLADVVDYGEYKTGHRSESIIFSVQTMLVKFAGALSGFFVGIGLTMIGYVPNVEQAAETILGLRILMIGIPTLLVAMSAFIYVKTYKLNGEYQRMVVEKITAV
- a CDS encoding putative xylanase (COG5520): MKKLLLSMAVASVLSTPGFASTLDIDINDTKQTIHSFGASDAWSINPTINKWQSEGNEQAIANLADMLFSTDKGIGLSAWRFNIGAGSAEQGAESFIRDPLRRAELLVPEQGGEIDPTKQRGQIRFMQEAHQRGVNNFIAFSNSPPYYLTKNGLAHPTAADGVGSTNLKPEHVDDFSDFLVDVLTYLRSDEVGVPVNYISPINEPTWEWEGQTQEGNRYNMKEVKAVYRSLDKKLTDAGLRADIHIDGGEVVEYTAALRDSYKRNFNGSSQTNGMNSRGVGLYRNYIDELLGDEEIRDIIGNQISLHGYFSDGWSDRLGKLRDMTYDNVKAVSPDAQIWMSEMSILGGAGGVRDFDGHGFDVNDMDYALHVGRIIHRDLTRLNASAWHWWLGLTPYDYKDGMVKIAPSLDADTVQDSKMMWTVGNYSRFIRPGYQRVELGGYDDLKGLMASAYLSPQGKELVVVMVNMGDTAEGVDLDIGNEAKISQLTTYVTNKEYDLEEVALAKKDAEYVVPPRSTVTFVATL
- a CDS encoding LacI family transcriptional regulator (COG1609), whose product is MANIRDVAKEANVSVATVSRVINRLPHTSKTAIKAVNEAMKKLGYNPTEKSKSSNAHSAHSIGVLVADVSNSFYGLMVKAVDKVAREQKRQILISHGYHNADYEREAIELLVKNRCESLVVHAKGLSDEELIKFADQIPGLVIINRHIPAIADRCISLDNVKGSYQAVSYLIQQGHKNIGYLASSHNIDDSIDRKAGFRQALVDNNLKYSDALVVSGEPDEAGGAEAMSNLLAKNLPITAVATYNDFMAAGAISVLRANNIRVPEDISIIGYDDAGIATYLQPQLTTVRYPIQIMAEQAAMLAIELASMQTPDDAANNVYIPTLVPRDSVAKQ